TTTGTTTAGCGATGGCGCCTTTATTTATGTACCTAATAACAAAAGAGTAGCCAGTCCTGTTTTTATCATAAACATAACAGATTCAAGCAGTATCAATGTATTATGCCAACCGCGTAATTTAATTGTAGTTGAAAAAAGTGCATTTGCCACTGTAATTGAAAGCAGTTATTCTCTTGGTACAAATCCATCGTTTACCAATGTAGTTAATGAAGTATATGTGAATGAAAATTCGCATATTGAATACTATAAAATTCAACATCAGGAAGGCGAAAGCTACCAAAATAATTATACGCAGATTTTCCAGGAAGCTAATACCAATATAAACCATGTAACGCTTACCTTAAGCGGAACATTTGTAAGAAACAACTTGCATTTTTTCATGAATGGACAAAATTGCGACAGTTTATTGTACGGATTATACATGCCTCACGGAACTGAGTTTATTGATAATCATACACGCGTAGACCATGCTTTCCCTAACTGCCATAGCGATGAGCTATACAAAGGCATTATGATGGATAAATCGGTTGCGGTATTTAATGGTAAAATTATGGTGCATTTAGATGCGCAAAAAACCAATGCTTACCAACGTAACCAAAACATATTGTTAAGCAATGATGCTACTGTAAACACCAAACCGCAATTAGAAATTTTTGCTGACGATGTAAAATGTACACATGGTGCTACCATTGGCCAGTTAGATGAAGAGCCTATGTTTTATTTACGTAGTCGTGGAATACCGGAAGACGCAGCCAGAAAAATGCTATTGAATGCCTTCGCAGACGATATAGCAGAAAGAATAAAAATACCTGAGTTGGTTGTTTTATTGGAACAAGAGATTGAGAAAAAACTATAGTAACGTAGATACGTTTCATTTATAAAGACGTTGCCATGCAACGTCTCTACATACAGATAAAATATGTCAAAATTAGATATTACAGCTATCAGGAGTAAGTTTCCGATACTTGATCAAAAAGTAAATGGCAAACCCTTGGTTTATTTTGACAATGCTGCCACCACGCAGAAACCACAAGCGGTTATTGATGCTTTGGTTAAATACTACAAAACCGATAATGCAAATATTCACAGGGCGGCACATACATTAGCGGCACGCTCTACTGATATGTTTGAGGCTACACGTAAAACCATACAGGCTTTCATTAATGCCAAGGAGGTGGAGGAATGTATTTTTACGAAAGGTGTTACTGAAAGTATAAACCTAGTAGCACAAAGCTGGGGGCGAAAAGTCCTACAAGCGGGTGATGAAGTAATTATTACTACCATGGAACACCACAGTAACATAGTTCCGTGGCAATTAATTTGCGAAGAAAAAGGAGCCATTTTAAAGGTTATTCCAATAAACGACAAAGGCGAACTGTTAATGGATGAATACGAAAAAATGCTTTCGTCAAAAACCAAAATGGTAGCTTGCGTATGGGTAAGTAATGCACTGGGAACTATTAACCCTGTTAAAGAAATTATAGCAAAAGCACATGCCGTTGGTGCTAAAGTATTGTTAGACGGTGCACAAGCCTGCTCTCATTTAACAGTTGATGTACAAGATTTGGATTGTGATTTTTTAGCCGTTTCATCACACAAATTATATGGCCCAACAGGTGTAGGTGTTTTATATGGCAAACGTGCTTTGTTAGAAAATATGCCGCCTTACCAAGGTGGTGGCGAAATGATAAAAGAAGTAAGCTTTGAAAAAACTACTTACAATGAAATCCCTTATAAATTTGAAGCGGGCACTCCCAATATTGGCGATGTAATTGCTTTTAAATATGCATTGGATTTTGTAAGCGAAACCGGTAAAGAAAACATAGCTGCCCACGAAAATGCATTGCTGAAACATTGCGTAGACGGTTTAATGGCCATCAATAATTCGTTAACGGGTACTTCGACTTCGCTCAGTGACCGTAATAGCATGTCGAGCGCAGTTGAGACAAAACCAATAACCTTAATAGGAACCGCTAAAGAAAAAGTATCTGTTCAATCGTTTGTTATTAACGGACTGCACCATTTTGATGCGGGTATGCTATTAGATTCAAAAGGAATAGCGGTAAGAACGGGACACCATTGTACGCAGCCCTTAATGAATTGTTTGGGAATAGATGGCACTATCCGTGCTTCTTTTTCGGTATATAATACTTTGGAAGAAGTAGATGTGTTTTTAGAAGCAGTGAAGAAATTATTAAAATTATCAAACAAATAAACTTTTAGCTAGAAGCCAGTTGCTAGTTGCCAGATGCAAAAAAATATAACAGATATACAAAACGAAATAATAGAAAACTTTGAGTTGTTTGATGGCGACATGGAAAGCACTTTGTTTTACTTAATGGATTTAGGTAAAAAATTGCCTGTTATGCCTGTTGAACATAAGACTGATGATTTTATAGTAAAAGGATGCCAAAGTAAAGTATGGCTCTACCCTACTTTTACGGATGGTAAAGTTGTTTTTGAAGCGGATAGCAATACTGAAATAACCAAAGGACTGGTAAGCTTATTGGTGCAAGTTTGGAGTAACCAAACGCCTGATGATATACTAAACAGTGAATTGTTTTTTATTGAAAAAATAGGCATGAGCCGTATGATTGGAAGCCAGCGAAGCAATGGTTTTGCCAGTATGATTAAACAAATAAGAATGTACGCTTTGGCGTATAAGGCTTCTGGCTCCTAGCCAATAGCCACTAGCTTTTAACAAAAATAATAAAATAAAAAAGCCAACAGCCATCCCGATAACTATCGAGAGCTAGAGGCCAGAAGCAATAAAAATGGAAGAAACCAATAACAATATAAAGCCATTGAGAACATTTGTAGATGTGCAAAATGAAGCGATACAAGTTTTACAAACCGTATACGATCCTGAAATTCCGGTAAACATATATGAGCTGGGATTGATATATGAAGTAAATGTTTCGAATGAATTGAACATTGAAATTATTATGTCGCTTACTTCTCCTTTTTGCCCCGCAGCACAAAGTATGCCTGCTGAAATAAAAGAGAAACTAGGTGCTATGGAAGGCGTAAAAGAGGTAACTGTTACCGTTACTTTTGAGCCACCCTGGAGTCAGGATTTAATGAGTGAGGCTGCCAAGCTGCAATTAGGCTTTTTATAAAAGCTGACTTTTGTTCAGCCTAAAATCATGTTTATGGTAAATAAATAGTATATACTTTTGTAGTGTTCAATCAATTAGTAAACAGCTATGGAAGCAGCAGTATTTTTAGTTTTTTTTGCCCCGGTAATGGGTTACCTCGCCATTACCAAAGGATATAAATTCTGGCCCTGGTTTTTTATAGGTCTTTTTCTACCCATTATATCTTTATTCATCTTATTCTTTTTAAAGGATAAACCAATTGTAGTAAACCCTGACGATATTATTGTTCATCAGCAAAACGACAAAGTATTATATAAAGCATAACAAAAAAGCCTTTGGAAAAATCCAAAGGCTTTTTTTATTTTCTTACTTCAAAAAGTCATTGAAGTACTGGTTTATCTTTTTAAACAAATGAACCCTGTCAGGCCCTAATACATTGTGTGCATGTGTTGGGTACACGGCATAATCTACCAATACACCCTCATCTACACTTTTCTTCACGTAGTTTAAGGTATGGTTCCAAAGCACCACATCATCGTTGGTACCGTGTATTAGTAATAGTCTCCCTTTTAAGTTTTTGGTATAGTTTAACAGGTTATTTTCTTTGTAACCTTCGGGGTTTTCTTCGGGTGTATCCATATATCTTTCGGTATACATTATTTCGTACATGCTCCAATCTATAACGGCTCCACCTGCCACTCCTACTTTAAACACATCTGGCGTTCTGGTCATTAAGCTGGTAGTCATAAAACCACCAAAACTCCAGCCATACACACCTAATTTGGTACTATCAATAAACGACTGTTGTTTTAAAAAGCTAACGCCTGCTAACTGATCGGCTATTTCTATTTTACCTAATTGGCGATGGGTAACGTTTTCAAAAGTTAAACCGCGGTTTAACGAGCCTCTGTTATCAACCGTAAATATAACATACCCTTGTTGGGCAAAAGCAAGCATCCATAATTCGGCTTGGCCTAACCAACTATTGGTAACCATTTGTGCATGTGGCCCACCATATACATATACTATACAAGGGTATTTTTTAGTAGCATCAAAATTAGCGGGCTTAATTAAGCGGTAATTTAAATCGGTACTGCCATCGGTTGATTTTATTTTGCCTAAGCTAATTTCGGTACTTTGGTAATTAATAATGGGGTTAATGGCATTAACAATAGAGCCATATAACCTGCCTTTATTATCGCTTAGTATAATTTGGCGAGGTGTTGTTAAATTACTGAAATTATCTACAATATAAACACCATCATCGCTTACCAATGGAGTATGAATACCTTCTATTTTGGTATGTTGTGTTACTTTGCTTGTTTTAATTTCTACCGAGTATAAGTATTTATTCATACCATCGGCTGAAAAAGCCATAAAATACAAATTATTACCTGTGGCATCAAAGCTTAACACTTCGCTTATATGTTGTTTCAGGTTGGTTAATTGTTTTAGTAACTTCCCTCCTCTTTCATATAAATACAGGTTATTAAAACCATTGCGCTCGCTTTGCCATATAAATTGTTTTTCGTTGTTTTTAACAAATAATACCGGCTTTTCAGGTTCTACATATTTATCGTGTGTTTCTATAAATATTGTTTTTATAAACTTGCCGGTTAAGCCATCGTACATATTCATTTTCATTTCGTTTTGCGCTCTGTTTACAACGGCTATGTATAAGTAATCTTCATTAGGGCTCCAGGCTATATTGGTTAAATACTGCTCAGCAGGCCCACCTGTTTCAACCTCTATATTTCGTTTTTTGGTAAAATCGTAAAAATACAATTTTACTTCATGGCTCTTGGCTCCGGCCATTGGGTATTTTATATTTTCAATGCCCGAAGGTTTGCTTTCAAACTGCATCAATCCATAATTGGTTACCATGCTTTCGTTCATTTTATAATAGGCTAATTTATTGCCTTTAGGGCTCCAAAAAGTACCTTTGCTTATACCAAACTCGCTTCTATGCACTGTTTTGCCTACCACTAAACCAAAACCTCCGTCTTGCCCGCTCACCAAATCAGTTTGTACAATACCTTCTTTTTTACCACGTTTTTGGTAGTCTGTTAAAACATCTTTTGAGGTTATGTCGCTTACATATAAACTATTACCTACTGTATAAGCTATACGGTTATTTATTTTTTCATAATCAAGGTTTTCTGCTGTACCCGGCATTTTAACTTTAAGCGATGTTTTTTTGCTGCTTAAATTATATACATACATGGTATTGTTATAGTTGTATAACATGGTATTATTATCTAACCAGCTAAAAAAAGGAAAACGCTCCAATTTCTTTTCTTCGGGCATTATACTATAAAACGAACTGTAGAAATCTTCTATAGTTAAAACGGTATCGCGGGTTAAGCCAGGTGTGTTTATATAAATTAAAACCTCTTTGCCATTTTTTTTGCCTACATAGCTTATTGTTTTGTTATCGGGCTTCCACATCATCTGGCTTAAACGTTCAGGGGCCAACGTTGTACGGCCTTTTAAAATGGCATCATCAATGGATAATGTTTGATTTTGTGCGTACGAAAACCCAACTATAGCCAACGATAGCAGTAAAAATATTTTTTTCATTTGTATTTGTTTTGAGTTGCGATAATACCAATCTTAACCTAAATAGTAAAACCTTTTATCAATTTATACAAAAGTGCTTAGGAAGGCAGCCATAAACCTGACCACAAATGGGTAGCTAAATGTTTAAACACGTGTATTAATTTGTTAGTTAAAATTTAGGGCTAATTATAAAACATTAGGCTCAATCGCTTACTTTGCGACTCTTATTATTAAAAAAACAAATGTCTGATAGGCCATTAATACTTATTACCAACGATGATGGTATAACTGCTCCGGGTATAAAAGCTTTGGTTAATGCAGTAAAACACCTTGGCGAAATTATAATTGTAGCGCCTGATGCACCTCAAAGTGCCATGGGCCACGCAGTAACCATTAGCAAACCTTTGCGTTTGGCTAAGACCGATTTGTATGGCGATATTGTTTCTTACCAATGCAGCGGCACACCTGCTGATTGTGTAAAGTTGGCTGTTGATAAAGTATTGCACCGCAAACCAGATTTGTTGCTTTCGGGTATTAACCACGGTAGTAACTCTTCTATTAATGTAATATACAGTGGCACCATGAGTGCAGCTATGGAAGGAGCCATTGAAGGTATTCCTTCGGCAGGTATAAGCCTTTGCGATTTTGCTTACGAGGCAGACTTTACGCTGGCTGCTCAAATAGCCACGCAGGTAGCTGAAAATATTTTAAAAAATGGTTTACCTACTGGTGTTTTATTAAATGTAAATGTGCCTAAAATTACCCGAAGCGAATTACAGGGAATAAAAATTTGCAGACAGGCCAATGCCAAATGGCACGAAGATTTTGACGAACGTACTGACCCTAACGGACGCCAATACTACTGGCTTACCGGTAAATTTATAAACTACGATAAAGGGGAAGATACGGATGAATGGGCACTGGCAAACAACTTTGTTTCCATTGTACCTGTTCAGTTTGATTTAACGGCCCACCATGCTATTGCTAACATTAACCAATGGACTTTTTAACATGCAAAAAAACAAATTCGATCATTTAATAATTGGTATACTTATAGGTTTATTAGCCCCTTCACTGGGTATTATTATATTTTACTTCAGTAAGTTTGAAGGCAGCAGCCTGGAGTTATTCATTACTACTTCGGTACAGGAAAAACTATTGTCGCCCCTGTTGAGTTTATGCGCTGTTATTAACTTAGCCGTGTTTTATTTAATTATACAGTTTGAAAAATACCAAACTGCAAAAGGCGTTATATTAGCCACTTTCCTGTACGGACTGGTTATTGTTTTATTAAAATTTGGAATTGTAAGTTTGTAAAATATATTTGCAGCCCGATTGACATAAAAACAATGGCAATTGGTACTTCGGGGGATTAGCTCATTTGGCTAGAGCGCTTGCATGGCATGCAAGAGGTGGTCGGTTCGAATCCGATATCCTCCACAAAAAATGCCCCGGTCGTTTAGACCGGGGCATTTTTATTTACAGCACAACGGTAAGCAAAGTTTACTAAGGCGTGCTATCAATAATAGTGCATCCTTTGTGTATGCAAAGGGCATTCATTGTTAGGTTCACCAAACAGGAAAAAGTATTAATCCGATATCCTCCACAACCAAAAAGGTTTCAATAGTACTATTGAAACCTTTTTGGTTTTATGCTAATGGAGTTGCTATAAAAACAAGCCTGAATAGCTATTAAAACTACGCCATTTCACGATTTGGATTTGCAAAACAATACTATAGTTTTGTTATGTAAGTATAGCAAAATACTTCCTTACATAACCATATAAAAGAGAGAAGAATGATTTTATAGATGTTAGCACCAATTGAAAGAAAAAAAGTTCTACGAAAAGATAATGTGAAAAAATCACGTGAAAATTTCACAGTGCAGATAGTTTGGTTTATAATTGCAGAAAATTTAATGACATGCTTTTAAAATTCTATTGCTCTAACTACAAATCCATAAAGGACGAAGTTGAGTTTAATATGTTTGCTGGTTCATACAAAAGACATGAAAGTCATCTTATTCCATTTAGAGATAAGTCTATATTAAGGACAGCAGCAATTTATGGGACAAATGGCTCAGGAAAGACAAATCTACTTCTTGCTTTGCAACTATTGCACAGACTAATAATTGTCGGAACAAAAGACATAAACGAAGTAATTAATATACCAGTCTTTAAGCTTTCAGACTGTAAAAACATTCCAACTAAGTTTGACATTGATTTTATTATTGAAAACAGAAGGTTTAATTATCAACTAGACATTTTAAATAATATAATCATACGTGAAGAATTGTTCGAAATTACTATTGAGAATTCAGAAGTAATAATTTTCAAAAGGAAATTTCAAGGTAAAAAAACTTCATTAACTATTGCTCCAAATCGTGACAAAAACCAAAAAGAAAAGTTACGCGAGGAAATATATTCAGAGGAACTCAGAGAGAATCAGACGTTTTTCAAAGAAGCAATAAACAAAAAACTAAATGATGTTCAACTGCCCTTTGAATGGTTTAGCAAGCAATTGAAATTTGTTTCACTTGAAGAATTAATTTCAAACTCACATTCAAATTATACCACTCATGGTTTAGCGTCAACTTTTATGCTAGACAAAGATTTTTTATCCGTATCAAAAAGTATAATTTCAAAAGCCAATGTTGGAATTTTAGATTTTAAAATTGTTGAAATTTCACTAACCGACCTCAAAGCAAAAGGCCTAAAATTGCCTCCCTTCATAGAAACAGACTTGCTGACTCAAGCAAATTTTGGTATTGATGTGACACATGAGGGTGAGTTATATTCTTCTTTTAAGAAAGACGATGAAATTAAATTTGTTAAAATCTCAACATTACATAAAGACAGCTCTGGCAATGAGGTTGAATTCAAATTTTCAGAAGAATCAAAAGGTGTTCAACGACTTTTTGAATTACTTCCTGCTATTTATCGTTCAATTCACAAAGGCGAAATATTTGTTGTGGATGAAATTGAGACAAGTTTTCATCCCGTATTAATCAGGGAAATATTAAGTCTATATCTTGATACTATTCCAAATTCGTCAGGGCAAATAATCTTCACAACACATGAATCACATCTCTTAGATTTAGATCTATTCAGACAAGACGAAATTTGGTTTTGTGAAAAGGACAAAAATGGCGCAACTAGACTATACTCTTTAAGTGAATTTAAACCTCGTTTTGACAAGGATATACGTAAAGGATATTTAGAAGGACAATTCGGGTTTATTCCATTTTTAGGTGACATTAATAATTTAGGTATATGAAACCAGACGAACGAAAAGAGAACATCCGAAATCCGCGAATAGATTTTGAAACTTTTATTTATAAAAATTATAAGGACATCTTAGCATCAATTTTTATAATTCTAAGTATATTAGTTTTGGTTTTATCAAAGGATGCAAGAGAATCTGAAAAGGTATCGACATTGTTGACAGCAATAATTTCTACTTCAATTGGATTCATTTTTGGTAAAAAAGTATCATAAGAAACAACTGGTGTTAACAGCACATTTGCAATATGTGGGGTTTTGCGATCCATAGATAGCTATGTGGTTAACCATACATTGGTTCTCCGAATCAACATTTGTGCTTCGAAATCGCCAACATCTTATAGCCACAAAACGTTACAAACTATCGTAAATAAGCTTTTGTTTTTATTAAACTCTTTCAAACAAAAAGCCCTTGTAATGACTACAAGGGCTTTTTGTTAATTAATAAATAAATAAAACTATGTTTTTTATGGTGTAACAGGCGGTTCTTCCGGAGGGGTTGGATTTTCATTATCTACCAGCAATAAACCAAAGTTAAAGTAGCTGTTAAAGGCAGCTTCATTACCAATAGTACGGGCAGCTATAAGCAGTACACAAGTGGTTAAATGCTCCGTTAATGCTTTTCTGTTTTTTTGCATTTCCGTTTGCGATGATTTTTTGCTGGATTTGGATGATACCTGTGTTTCCCTCGCATCCACATAAGCAGTTTGTAAAGTAGTGAGGTTGCGTACAAAATCGGCTGATAATTGAGCTGTGTATTTAGCAGCAGTAGCACTGTACCTATACAGCAATACTTTTATGCCCTCAACCGTAGAGCTGTGGTACTCCTTTAATCCTTGCGGGTAAAACTCGGTGTAAATGGGTGTGTTTTTACCAAACTTTGCTTTAATGGCTCCTTCTTCGCGGGTAATAAATTCTAAAATCGCATCGTAAGCATCCTGACGACTCATGGTGCCACCCTTTTGTACGGCACTGCTTATAGCCAGCGTACCATAGGTGCTTACAAAGTCCTGGTGTAAGCTAATCAGCAGCGTTTTGTCGGCTGCGGGTAATACAGAGTTTTGCATGGTAGTTAATCGGCTGATTAAATCTGTAGCAAATAGGTTGAGTTCATTTCGGCTAAAATTTTTACTGCCGAACAAATTGCTGGTTAATCTAGAGTATTTCATTAGTGAAACTTATTTATACAATTAATAACGCAACGCAAAAAAATTTCGTGTTAAATAGTATATCAATTTGTATAAAAATTTTCAATTTAATACGTTCCTAAAACGGAGACTATAGGTAAAAAGTATTTTTGCTATAGGGTAAAAACACGGAACGTATGTAAAAACTTTTTTTAGTACATTCCTAAAATGCGGACTATATATAAAAACTATTTTTACTATAGGGTAAAAACGCGGAACGTATGTAAAAACTTTTTTTAGTACGTTCCCAAAACGGAGACTATATATAAAAAGTATTTTTACTATAGGGTAAAAATTGGGACTGTATGTAAAAACTTTTTTTAGTATAGTCCCAAAACGCGGAATGAATGTAAAAACGCTAATACAACTTAGTTAGTTTTCTAATAATAATATATTTATTTATCTACGAATTTATAAATAGATAATATTAGCAATACAAAATATCATTCAAAATCTACAAAATAGCCATTTCTATTATATTTAAAAGAGCTTATCAAGTATAAAAGAGTATTTATACTACAAAAAAAAGAGTGTTTCCCCTACCAAAAAAGAGTATTTCTCCTATTGATTATATATTTTTTAATATATTAGTTTGTATCGCACAATTTTTGGTAGCTACAAAATGGAGCAAAAATGAAATCAATTTTTTCAAAACATTAAAACAATAAGTAAAATGAAAAAGAAAATATTAACAGGGCTTGCATGCCTTTTATTATTTGGAGTGGCTTATGCTAAAACAAAAAAGCCAACTCCAATAGCTAAACAAACAAATACTACACCGGAGCAACCACTACCCGGTGAATGGCGTTATGGTGAATTAAGAAAATCAGAATCAGGTTGGATGAGGTGTGAATCAGGAACTGATAAATGTGCACTTATTATTAAAAAAGTAGCGGTAGATTTACCTACTACAGGCTATTACCTGTATTTAAACACTTCGCAAACTTCGGGCGAAACAGTAATTAAAAAATACGATGTAGAAGATATACTGTTTGACAGGGATGAAAACGGAGAAGTAATTTTTAAAACTGTTCCACCTATTGAATTAAACTAAACAACGAGTATGAAAAAAATAATACTACTTACAGCAGTATGCTTTTTAGCTATTGGATTAGTAAATGCTAAAAATGGAAAAAAGCATAAAACAAATAAAAAGGTAAAATCACCTATATGGGAATTACCTACACCTATGGATGGACGTTGGGAGTACGGCACTTTACGCGAAACACCCGATGGTTGGTTTAAATGCGAAAACGGTCCGGGTAAATGTGCTTTTATAGTTAATAAAGCAGCAGTTAATGCGGGTACCAGTGGTTATTATGTTTACTTAAACCAATCAACCAATGTTAATGAAACAAACCTTGTTAAGTATGATGTAAACCAAGTATTGGTAAGCGAGGACGAAACAGGTTGCTTTATTTTTGTTACTTCACCACCAATCCATTTACCTTAATTAATTAAACCAAAACCAAATAACTGCAAGGACTTTCCTTGCAGTTATTTATATTTCAAACATGAAACAATTTATACTCATTACTTTTTATATATTCACTAGCTTAGGCATACAAGCCAAAAATAAATTGGTAATAGTGGTAAACCCAAAAACCTGCCGTTATTGCCTGCACACCATTAAAGGAACCAATATTATTGATTCTGTTATTGCCAAAACACTTTATTTTAGAACTGATATTAATGAAGAGCAAATAGCTTATTTTATTAAAAGCAACTTTCCTAAAACATTTACCAATTACCGTATTATTCAAAACGATTCGTTAGTGGATTTTTACAATGCCTTTGACAGTAATTATATAGTTAAAGGTATGGGAGCCATAGTAAGCGACTCTAATAAAATACTTAGCCATTTTAACCTTGATTATATCAATAATTATGTACCGCAAATTAACTGGTTCTGCAAAGACCGTAGGGTAAATGTAAGCATTAAGGAAGTACCCCAAATAAGACCTTTGATAGATTTTTTTACCATATCAAAATCTGAGAAAAACTTAATTATAGCAGGTTATGGTGAAGCTTTATTTGTTTTTGATAATAACCTGAAATTAGTAAAAGAAATTAATTTTAACAACGATTCCATTTGTACCTGGTTTTATCGTAAACTGCATAAAACAGATATATGGTTAGAATATTTTTTACGTACAAGCAGAGACTCCAAAACCTATGATTTTTTATCAAATACGGTTTACAAAAACAAAGTAGTTTTCCCCTTTGCATTTGATAGCGTTTACGTTCAATATGACACAGGCTATTTGCCCCCTTCTTATTTTATAGGCACTTACCATATTGATAAAGATAGCTTGGTAGTAGAAAGAATACATCAGCCAAGTGACAGCAATTGTTATATTTCACCAGAGTATGTTCATTTACTTAGTGATGATATTTACCGATTTAAGCTAAAAACTGTAAACAGAACTGAAAATGACCCTGCATTTGCTATTTATAAAAAAGTAAAAGGTAAATACGTATATCAAGGGTTGGAAAAACCACGCATCAATAATGTGAACCCTAGAATAAGTATAGGCTATCCCGAAAATATATTTATTAATGATGAATGTATAGTGCAATACAAAAGCATGACCTTTGAATCGTTAAAAGACAATATAAAAATTGCTTTAAAATGTACCGATTTTGCAGATGGTAAGAAACGACATTCCTCTGTTTTTGATTGCAGGTACAATAACAATATTATTAAGTTAACTGCTATTAATGAAAACCAATTGATAGAATACTTTTTTAATTTGAAGGGCGATATAATACATAAAAACTATTATGCTTTAGGAGAAGGTATGTTTAAAATAAGCAGTAATACAGCAGCTTTACCTAATGATTATAGCTTTATCAATAAATTAAATCAGTTAGTTACTATTACGTTATCAGAGTACTAGTAACCACTTAAATAAATAAAAAAGGCTTCAAATATTGAAGCCTTTTTGTTAAACTCACTATGAAAATACATGGAATTAAGAGTTCTATTCAATACTTGTATATCTAAAAATAACAGGTATGTTTGAATATAAAAAATTTAGAAAAATATACCTATGAGCAAAAAAATACCCCAACCAAGACCTGAACCGAGACCGCAGCAACGCCCTGAACCAGTTAGAATTCCACTAAGAGAAAATCCAGAAAAGCGTGAAAAACGCGATGCGCCAAGACCTGATACAGGTGGAGGTAGACCACCAGCTAAAAAGTAATAAAAAAATACATCACCATTATTAACGCTCCTACCATTAATATAAAACTAAACATGTTAAAAAAATTTGTCCAGTTTGTATAAATGGTAGCAAGGGTGTCATGCTTAGAAATTAATTTTTTATTTTTTGAAATCTTTTTCTTATTTGCGCTTAGCTTTACAGCGCACATTTTCATTTCATGCCCATTGGCTTCTTTACCTGTAAACTGACTTAAAAAATTTATTACGATTGCGGCAACAAACAATATACCTGCTCCTTTAATTTGCCAAACATTTGATAATGTTTTTTCAATTGAATATTTAAGTGTTTCTAA
This DNA window, taken from Bacteroidota bacterium, encodes the following:
- the sufD gene encoding Fe-S cluster assembly protein SufD; this translates as MLLENIKEAFNQYKNQAEKSDFFFKREQAFAEFEKTGFPTTKHEEWKYTNLKALTNKSFQSTTLSNSGAEVLLAKSFLKDLTANRLVFVNGHFSSNLSNIIETDSSIIISTLSQARIQNSELFNAHFNKYVPVEGEGLNAMNTALFSDGAFIYVPNNKRVASPVFIINITDSSSINVLCQPRNLIVVEKSAFATVIESSYSLGTNPSFTNVVNEVYVNENSHIEYYKIQHQEGESYQNNYTQIFQEANTNINHVTLTLSGTFVRNNLHFFMNGQNCDSLLYGLYMPHGTEFIDNHTRVDHAFPNCHSDELYKGIMMDKSVAVFNGKIMVHLDAQKTNAYQRNQNILLSNDATVNTKPQLEIFADDVKCTHGATIGQLDEEPMFYLRSRGIPEDAARKMLLNAFADDIAERIKIPELVVLLEQEIEKKL
- a CDS encoding cysteine desulfurase, with product MSKLDITAIRSKFPILDQKVNGKPLVYFDNAATTQKPQAVIDALVKYYKTDNANIHRAAHTLAARSTDMFEATRKTIQAFINAKEVEECIFTKGVTESINLVAQSWGRKVLQAGDEVIITTMEHHSNIVPWQLICEEKGAILKVIPINDKGELLMDEYEKMLSSKTKMVACVWVSNALGTINPVKEIIAKAHAVGAKVLLDGAQACSHLTVDVQDLDCDFLAVSSHKLYGPTGVGVLYGKRALLENMPPYQGGGEMIKEVSFEKTTYNEIPYKFEAGTPNIGDVIAFKYALDFVSETGKENIAAHENALLKHCVDGLMAINNSLTGTSTSLSDRNSMSSAVETKPITLIGTAKEKVSVQSFVINGLHHFDAGMLLDSKGIAVRTGHHCTQPLMNCLGIDGTIRASFSVYNTLEEVDVFLEAVKKLLKLSNK
- a CDS encoding SufE family protein; its protein translation is MQKNITDIQNEIIENFELFDGDMESTLFYLMDLGKKLPVMPVEHKTDDFIVKGCQSKVWLYPTFTDGKVVFEADSNTEITKGLVSLLVQVWSNQTPDDILNSELFFIEKIGMSRMIGSQRSNGFASMIKQIRMYALAYKASGS
- a CDS encoding iron-sulfur cluster assembly protein codes for the protein MEETNNNIKPLRTFVDVQNEAIQVLQTVYDPEIPVNIYELGLIYEVNVSNELNIEIIMSLTSPFCPAAQSMPAEIKEKLGAMEGVKEVTVTVTFEPPWSQDLMSEAAKLQLGFL
- a CDS encoding DPP IV N-terminal domain-containing protein, which encodes MKKIFLLLSLAIVGFSYAQNQTLSIDDAILKGRTTLAPERLSQMMWKPDNKTISYVGKKNGKEVLIYINTPGLTRDTVLTIEDFYSSFYSIMPEEKKLERFPFFSWLDNNTMLYNYNNTMYVYNLSSKKTSLKVKMPGTAENLDYEKINNRIAYTVGNSLYVSDITSKDVLTDYQKRGKKEGIVQTDLVSGQDGGFGLVVGKTVHRSEFGISKGTFWSPKGNKLAYYKMNESMVTNYGLMQFESKPSGIENIKYPMAGAKSHEVKLYFYDFTKKRNIEVETGGPAEQYLTNIAWSPNEDYLYIAVVNRAQNEMKMNMYDGLTGKFIKTIFIETHDKYVEPEKPVLFVKNNEKQFIWQSERNGFNNLYLYERGGKLLKQLTNLKQHISEVLSFDATGNNLYFMAFSADGMNKYLYSVEIKTSKVTQHTKIEGIHTPLVSDDGVYIVDNFSNLTTPRQIILSDNKGRLYGSIVNAINPIINYQSTEISLGKIKSTDGSTDLNYRLIKPANFDATKKYPCIVYVYGGPHAQMVTNSWLGQAELWMLAFAQQGYVIFTVDNRGSLNRGLTFENVTHRQLGKIEIADQLAGVSFLKQQSFIDSTKLGVYGWSFGGFMTTSLMTRTPDVFKVGVAGGAVIDWSMYEIMYTERYMDTPEENPEGYKENNLLNYTKNLKGRLLLIHGTNDDVVLWNHTLNYVKKSVDEGVLVDYAVYPTHAHNVLGPDRVHLFKKINQYFNDFLK
- the surE gene encoding 5'/3'-nucleotidase SurE, with translation MSDRPLILITNDDGITAPGIKALVNAVKHLGEIIIVAPDAPQSAMGHAVTISKPLRLAKTDLYGDIVSYQCSGTPADCVKLAVDKVLHRKPDLLLSGINHGSNSSINVIYSGTMSAAMEGAIEGIPSAGISLCDFAYEADFTLAAQIATQVAENILKNGLPTGVLLNVNVPKITRSELQGIKICRQANAKWHEDFDERTDPNGRQYYWLTGKFINYDKGEDTDEWALANNFVSIVPVQFDLTAHHAIANINQWTF